Proteins encoded together in one Cicer arietinum cultivar CDC Frontier isolate Library 1 chromosome 4, Cicar.CDCFrontier_v2.0, whole genome shotgun sequence window:
- the LOC101513930 gene encoding uncharacterized protein: protein MDKGSSLNNHGNSNNIGSVRDDDRDKNGGDGSLLLRASSDGFRQSTTSDLVLQWGNRKRLRCMKVQVKQDSLNPVQRTTVRVDRRVVRTEKDTLNRFTASLTENNNNNNNSHHNNQNQSNGYPSLRQRPPSPQQPPPRILRNTESSGAMRGTQINGSVRGIASPERGAHDKRGTHLNDNNNNKYAASSDNAIDGKKGGSSSGSGDATPAVWPPKFVIALTNKEKEEDFMAIKGSKLPQRPKKRAKLIQRTLNLVSPGTWLSDLTLERYEVREKKITKKRPRGLKAMGNMESDSE from the exons ATGGATAAGGGGTCGTCACTTAACAACCATGGGAATAGCAACAACATTGGTAGCGTGAGAGATGATGATAGAGACAAAAATGGAGGGGATGGGTCCTTGTTATTGAGGGCTAGCTCTGATGGCTTTAGGCAATCAACCACGTCAGATTTAGTGTTGCAATGGGGGAACCGGAAGCGACTAAGGTGTATGAAGGTTCAGGTTAAACAAGACTCTTTAAACCCGGTTCAGAGAACAACGGTTCGAGTGGATAGAAGAGTAGTAAGAACCGAGAAAGATACTTTAAACCGGTTCACAGCATCCCTCactgaaaataataataataacaacaatagtcatcataataatcaaaatcaaagtaACGGGTATCCTAGTCTCCGTCAACGCCCCCCTTCTCCGCAGCAACCTCCTCCAAGGATTCTCAG GAACACAGAGAGTTCAGGTGCGATGAGAGGAACCCAAATCAACGGGAGTGTAAGGGGAATTGCCTCACCAGAGAGGGGTGCGCACGATAAAAGAGGGACCCACCTTAATGACAATAATAACAACAAGTACGCCGCGTCGTCCGATAACGCTATTGATGGCAAGAAAGGTGGGTCGTCTTCAGGAAGTGGGGATGCGACTCCGGCGGTGTGGCCACCAAAATTTGTGATTGCCTTGACCAACAAGGAGAAGGAAGAAGATTTCATGGCCATTAAGGGCTCTAAGCTTCCTCAGAGACCTAAGAAGAGAGCCAAATTGATACAACGCACCCTCAAT CTCGTAAGTCCAGGCACATGGCTATCCGATCTTACCTTGGAACGATATGAAGTTAGGGAGAAGAAAATAACCAAAaag AGACCAAGAGGCTTAAAAGCAATGGGTAACATGGAGTCGGACTCTGAATAG